The following coding sequences are from one Streptomyces sp. NBC_01294 window:
- a CDS encoding SAM-dependent methyltransferase, with product MEAALYGPGGFYVRPGGPGPAGHFRTSVHASALYAGAVARLLRWVDAELGHPEGLDLVDVGAGRGELLAGVLAALEPETAARVRPYAVERAERPAGLDPRIRWVAAPPERTTGLLFANEWLDNVPLEVAEDGRYVLVAPDGTESPGGPLEGADRAWLERWWPGGGRAEIGRERDEAWTAAVRTLERGLAVAVDYGHTRDTRPPYGTLTGFRGGREVAPVPDGSCDVTAHVALDSCAGPGAALLTQREALSALGVSGGRPPLALASADPAAYVRGLAVAGEAAELTARGGLGDFLWLCQPVGMRVAWPGAAG from the coding sequence ATGGAGGCCGCGCTGTACGGGCCCGGCGGCTTCTACGTGCGTCCCGGCGGGCCGGGGCCCGCCGGGCACTTCCGCACCTCCGTGCACGCCTCTGCGCTGTACGCGGGGGCCGTGGCCCGGCTGCTGCGGTGGGTGGACGCGGAGCTGGGGCACCCCGAGGGGCTGGACCTGGTCGACGTGGGGGCCGGGCGGGGGGAGCTGCTGGCCGGGGTGCTCGCCGCGCTGGAGCCGGAGACGGCCGCGCGGGTGCGTCCGTACGCCGTGGAGCGGGCGGAGCGGCCCGCGGGCCTCGATCCGCGGATCCGCTGGGTCGCGGCGCCACCCGAACGGACCACGGGGCTGCTGTTCGCCAACGAGTGGCTGGACAACGTGCCGCTGGAGGTCGCCGAGGACGGGCGCTACGTCCTGGTCGCGCCGGACGGTACGGAGAGCCCGGGCGGGCCGCTGGAGGGAGCGGACCGGGCCTGGCTGGAGCGGTGGTGGCCCGGCGGCGGCCGGGCGGAGATCGGCCGGGAGCGCGACGAGGCCTGGACGGCGGCCGTACGGACCCTGGAGCGGGGGCTGGCGGTGGCGGTGGACTACGGCCACACCCGTGACACGAGGCCGCCGTACGGCACGCTGACGGGCTTTCGCGGGGGCCGGGAGGTTGCGCCGGTGCCCGACGGCAGCTGCGACGTCACCGCCCACGTGGCGCTGGACTCCTGCGCGGGGCCGGGGGCGGCGCTGCTGACCCAGCGCGAGGCGCTGAGCGCGCTCGGGGTCTCGGGCGGGCGGCCGCCGCTGGCCCTGGCGTCGGCCGATCCGGCGGCGTACGTGCGGGGGCTGGCCGTGGCGGGGGAGGCCGCCGAGCTGACCGCTCGCGGCGGGCTGGGGGACTTCCTGTGGCTCTGCCAGCCGGTGGGGATGCGGGTGGCGTGGCCGGGGGCGGCTGGCTGA
- a CDS encoding sensor histidine kinase, with protein MQRLYDFLRRHPTGVDSFWAVLFFGVSMLNVVGEPDIGKPLKLAAVPVVLALSAAVALRRKWTQGTFWLTLGAGVFQLGVGIIAGVYDLAMFVILFTVAASDVPRWVSRTALGWGLAAAPLYFLRFGVDKGSNAVDSILFAVFMIVPFVLAWVLGDSLRTRRAYYAQLVERNQRLENQREAQAKVAVAAERARIARELHDVVAHNVSVMVVQADGAAYVMDVAPEQAKEALQTISGTGRQALAEMRRLLGVLRTGEPQESEDYVPQPDVEQIEVLVEQVRAAGLTVDFEVEGAPRRLPSGVELTAYRIVQEALTNTRKHGGPEATASVRLVYFDDGLGLLVEDDGRGAAHELYEDGGADGAGHGLIGMRERIGMVGGTLDAGPRPGGGFRISALLPLKKK; from the coding sequence GTGCAGCGCCTCTACGACTTCCTCCGCAGACACCCGACGGGCGTCGACAGCTTCTGGGCTGTCCTCTTCTTCGGGGTGTCGATGCTGAACGTCGTGGGCGAGCCCGACATCGGCAAGCCGCTCAAGCTCGCCGCCGTCCCCGTGGTGCTCGCGCTGAGCGCGGCCGTGGCCCTGCGCCGCAAGTGGACGCAGGGGACGTTCTGGCTGACCCTCGGGGCGGGCGTCTTCCAGCTGGGCGTGGGGATCATCGCCGGGGTCTACGACCTCGCCATGTTCGTGATCCTCTTCACCGTCGCCGCGAGCGACGTCCCGCGCTGGGTCTCCCGCACCGCGCTGGGCTGGGGGCTGGCCGCCGCGCCGCTCTACTTCCTGCGCTTCGGCGTGGACAAGGGCAGCAACGCCGTCGACAGCATCCTCTTCGCCGTCTTCATGATCGTCCCCTTCGTCCTCGCCTGGGTGCTGGGCGACTCCCTGCGCACCCGGCGGGCCTATTACGCCCAGCTCGTCGAGCGCAACCAGCGGCTGGAGAACCAGCGCGAGGCCCAGGCCAAGGTGGCCGTGGCCGCCGAGCGCGCCCGGATCGCCCGCGAGCTGCACGACGTCGTCGCGCACAACGTCTCGGTGATGGTGGTCCAGGCAGACGGGGCCGCGTACGTCATGGACGTGGCCCCCGAGCAGGCCAAGGAGGCCCTCCAGACCATCTCCGGCACCGGCCGCCAGGCCCTCGCCGAGATGCGCCGGCTGCTGGGCGTCCTGCGCACCGGCGAGCCGCAGGAGTCCGAGGACTACGTGCCGCAGCCCGACGTCGAGCAGATCGAGGTCCTGGTCGAACAGGTACGGGCGGCGGGGCTCACGGTGGACTTCGAGGTCGAGGGCGCCCCGCGGCGGCTGCCCAGCGGCGTCGAGCTGACGGCGTACCGGATCGTGCAGGAGGCGCTGACCAACACCCGCAAGCACGGCGGCCCGGAGGCGACGGCCAGCGTCCGGCTGGTCTACTTCGACGACGGGCTCGGCCTGCTGGTCGAGGACGACGGCCGGGGCGCGGCCCACGAGCTGTACGAGGACGGCGGCGCGGACGGCGCCGGGCACGGGCTGATCGGCATGCGCGAGCGGATCGGTATGGTCGGCGGAACCCTGGACGCCGGACCGCGGCCCGGTGGCGGCTTCCGGATCAGCGCACTGCTTCCCCTGAAGAAGAAATGA
- a CDS encoding response regulator transcription factor has protein sequence MSIRVMLVDDQVLLRTGFRMVLAAQPDMEVVAEAGDGLEALEVLRATKVDVVLMDVRMPRLDGVEATRRICEPPEHPKVIILTTFDLDEYAFSGLKAGASGFMLKDVPPAELLGAIRSVHSGDAVVAPSTTRRLLDRFAPMLPTTTQEPRNKEIERLTEREREVMLLVAQGLSNGEIAARLVLSEATVKTHVGRILTKLGLRDRVQVVVLAYETGLVRAGGGGAA, from the coding sequence ATGTCCATCCGAGTGATGCTGGTCGACGACCAGGTGCTGCTGCGCACCGGCTTCCGGATGGTGCTCGCCGCCCAGCCGGACATGGAGGTCGTCGCCGAGGCGGGCGACGGCCTGGAGGCGCTGGAGGTGCTGCGGGCCACGAAGGTGGACGTGGTGCTGATGGACGTCCGCATGCCGAGGCTCGACGGGGTCGAGGCGACGCGGCGGATCTGCGAGCCCCCGGAGCACCCGAAGGTGATCATCCTGACCACCTTCGACCTGGACGAGTACGCCTTCTCGGGCCTGAAGGCGGGCGCGAGCGGCTTCATGCTGAAGGACGTCCCGCCGGCCGAACTGCTCGGGGCGATCCGCTCCGTGCACAGCGGCGACGCGGTGGTCGCCCCGTCCACGACGCGGCGGCTGCTGGACCGGTTCGCGCCGATGCTGCCGACGACCACGCAGGAGCCGCGGAACAAGGAGATCGAGCGGCTGACGGAGCGCGAGCGCGAGGTCATGCTGCTGGTGGCGCAGGGTCTGTCGAACGGCGAGATCGCGGCCCGGCTGGTCCTGTCGGAGGCGACGGTGAAGACCCACGTGGGCCGCATCCTGACGAAGCTGGGGCTGCGCGACCGGGTCCAGGTGGTGGTCCTGGCGTACGAGACGGGCCTGGTCCGCGCGGGCGGCGGCGGAGCCGCGTAG
- a CDS encoding PH domain-containing protein, which yields MSPVPAAEDPLPPAPAGPADAPPGGSAVPGGGGAGRAVLIAGPDAAEGRRLHPFTPLRRAWVPIAATAGVVAQQGGRAGEWVADLSTLLRVLALAALILVFGLYGFLSWWFTRYTVTDTELRIRTGLLFRRTAHIRLERLQAVDVTRPLLARLTGVASLRLDVIGTEDKDQLSFLGEKEAVALRAELLARAAGFAPEEAVRLGEAPERELLRVGPRELAVSLLLSLGVWAALAGGLIAPVVVWWVSSSPWAAVVTLLPILGAVWAGSVGRFLTEYDWRVAESPDGLRLDHGMLDRAHETVPPGRVQTVRIVEPLLWRRRDLVRVELAVAGSKNEVLVPVASRAAAYAVIARVLPGVDLAALSFSGSPDRGSRWVVPVWWRGYALAVSPEVFAARHGRLCRRTEIVPHAKVQSVRLAQGPWARARGVADVHVDTGANGTVTARLRAASEAADLLCAQAARSHTSRATARPDRWMTQDGA from the coding sequence GTGAGCCCCGTCCCGGCGGCCGAAGACCCGCTGCCCCCCGCGCCCGCCGGCCCCGCCGATGCCCCGCCCGGAGGCTCGGCCGTGCCGGGCGGCGGAGGCGCGGGCAGGGCCGTCCTCATCGCCGGGCCCGACGCAGCCGAAGGGCGGCGCCTGCACCCCTTCACCCCGCTGCGCCGCGCCTGGGTGCCGATCGCCGCGACCGCCGGCGTGGTCGCCCAGCAGGGCGGCCGGGCCGGGGAATGGGTGGCGGACCTGTCCACCCTCCTGCGGGTGCTGGCACTGGCGGCCCTGATCCTCGTCTTCGGCCTGTACGGCTTCCTCAGCTGGTGGTTCACCCGCTACACCGTCACCGACACCGAACTGCGCATCCGCACCGGACTCCTCTTCCGCCGCACCGCGCACATCCGGCTCGAACGGCTCCAGGCCGTGGACGTCACCCGGCCGCTGCTGGCCCGGTTGACCGGCGTCGCCAGCCTGCGGCTGGACGTCATCGGCACCGAGGACAAGGACCAGCTGTCCTTCCTCGGCGAGAAGGAGGCCGTCGCCCTGCGCGCCGAGCTCCTCGCCCGGGCGGCGGGCTTCGCCCCCGAGGAGGCGGTGCGCCTCGGCGAAGCCCCCGAACGCGAGCTGCTGCGCGTGGGCCCCCGCGAGCTCGCCGTGTCGCTGCTGCTCAGCCTCGGCGTCTGGGCGGCGCTGGCCGGCGGGCTGATCGCGCCGGTGGTCGTGTGGTGGGTCAGCTCCAGCCCGTGGGCGGCCGTCGTCACCCTGCTCCCGATACTCGGCGCCGTCTGGGCGGGCAGCGTGGGCCGCTTCCTCACGGAGTACGACTGGCGGGTCGCCGAGTCCCCGGACGGGCTGCGTCTGGACCACGGCATGCTGGACCGGGCCCACGAGACCGTGCCGCCGGGGCGCGTGCAGACCGTACGGATCGTGGAGCCGCTGCTGTGGCGGCGGCGCGACCTGGTCCGCGTGGAGCTGGCCGTGGCCGGCTCGAAGAACGAGGTCCTGGTCCCGGTGGCCTCGCGGGCCGCCGCGTACGCCGTGATCGCCCGGGTGCTGCCCGGGGTGGACCTGGCGGCCCTGTCCTTCTCCGGCTCCCCGGACCGGGGGTCGCGCTGGGTGGTCCCGGTGTGGTGGAGGGGCTACGCGCTGGCCGTCTCCCCGGAGGTGTTCGCCGCCCGGCACGGCCGCCTGTGCCGCCGTACGGAGATCGTCCCGCACGCCAAGGTGCAGAGCGTCCGGCTCGCCCAGGGGCCGTGGGCCCGCGCCCGCGGCGTGGCCGACGTCCATGTGGACACCGGCGCGAACGGCACGGTCACGGCCCGCCTCCGGGCGGCCTCCGAGGCCGCGGACCTGCTGTGCGCCCAGGCGGCCCGCTCCCACACCTCCCGCGCGACGGCCCGCCCGGACCGCTGGATGACGCAGGACGGTGCCTAA
- a CDS encoding PH domain-containing protein: protein MDTGTTGETGGPAWVGLPGGLLALRRLLLVIWTTLFGVVTALVLGLTAGPAWAALGALWWLVLAWGWVLLGRNWRSWRYAERVDDLLISRGVLWREETVVPYGRMQLVEVASGPLERRFGLASLQLHTAAAATDAKIPGLVPAEAERLRDRLTALGEARSAGL, encoded by the coding sequence ATGGATACGGGGACAACGGGTGAGACGGGCGGTCCCGCATGGGTGGGGCTGCCGGGCGGGCTGCTCGCTCTGCGGCGGCTGCTGCTGGTGATCTGGACGACGCTGTTCGGCGTGGTGACCGCCCTCGTGCTGGGGCTGACGGCCGGCCCGGCGTGGGCCGCCCTCGGGGCGCTCTGGTGGCTGGTCCTGGCCTGGGGCTGGGTGCTCCTCGGCCGGAACTGGCGGTCCTGGCGGTACGCCGAACGCGTCGACGACCTGCTGATCAGCCGGGGCGTGCTGTGGCGGGAGGAGACCGTGGTCCCGTACGGGCGGATGCAGCTGGTGGAGGTGGCCTCGGGCCCGCTGGAGCGGCGCTTCGGGCTGGCCTCCCTCCAGCTGCACACGGCGGCGGCCGCCACCGACGCCAAGATCCCCGGGCTGGTGCCGGCCGAGGCGGAGCGGCTGCGCGACCGCCTCACCGCGCTCGGCGAGGCAAGGTCGGCGGGCCTGTGA
- a CDS encoding NADH-quinone oxidoreductase subunit D translates to MTETTVGIGGAAESTDMVLNIGPQHPSTHGVLRLRLVLDGERIVSAEPVVGYMHRGAEKLFEARDYRQIVMLANRHDWLSAFSNELGVVMAVERMLGMEVPERAVWMRTLLAELNRVLNHLMFLGSYPLELGGITPIFHAFREREELQAVMEEISGGRMHYMFNRVGGLKEDLPAGWLGRARAAIADVRTRMDVYDKLVHGNEIFRGRTRGVGVLSAEAVHAYGVSGPIARASGVDFDLRRDEPYLAYGELQDVLKVVTRTEGDCLARFECLLDQTHNALDLAVACLDRMDVLPPGPVNQRLPKVLKAPEGHTYAWTENPLGINGYYLISKGEKTPYRLKLRSASYNNIQALAVLLPGQLVADMVAILGSLFFVVGDIDK, encoded by the coding sequence ATGACGGAGACCACGGTCGGCATCGGCGGAGCGGCGGAGAGCACCGACATGGTGCTCAACATCGGCCCCCAGCACCCTTCCACGCACGGCGTGCTGCGCCTGCGCCTCGTCCTGGACGGCGAGCGGATCGTCAGCGCCGAACCGGTGGTCGGCTACATGCACCGCGGTGCCGAGAAACTCTTCGAGGCCCGCGACTACCGGCAGATCGTGATGCTCGCGAACCGCCACGACTGGCTGTCCGCGTTCTCCAACGAGCTCGGCGTGGTCATGGCGGTCGAGCGGATGCTCGGCATGGAGGTCCCCGAGCGGGCCGTGTGGATGCGGACGCTGCTGGCCGAGCTGAACCGGGTGCTGAACCACCTGATGTTCCTCGGCTCCTACCCGCTCGAACTGGGCGGGATCACCCCGATCTTCCACGCGTTCCGCGAACGCGAGGAGCTCCAGGCCGTCATGGAGGAGATCTCCGGCGGCCGCATGCACTACATGTTCAACCGCGTCGGCGGCCTCAAGGAGGACCTCCCGGCCGGCTGGCTCGGCCGGGCCCGCGCCGCGATCGCCGACGTCCGCACCCGGATGGACGTCTACGACAAGCTGGTCCACGGGAACGAGATCTTCCGCGGCCGCACGCGCGGCGTCGGGGTGCTGTCCGCCGAGGCCGTGCACGCGTACGGGGTCTCCGGCCCGATCGCCCGCGCCTCCGGCGTCGACTTCGACCTGCGCCGCGACGAGCCGTACCTGGCCTACGGCGAGCTCCAGGACGTCCTGAAGGTGGTCACCCGCACCGAGGGCGACTGCCTGGCCCGCTTCGAGTGCCTGCTGGACCAGACCCACAACGCGCTCGACCTCGCCGTGGCCTGCCTGGACCGGATGGACGTCCTCCCGCCGGGCCCGGTCAACCAGCGGCTGCCCAAGGTCCTCAAGGCGCCCGAGGGGCACACGTACGCCTGGACCGAGAACCCGCTCGGCATCAACGGCTACTACCTCATCTCGAAGGGCGAGAAGACCCCGTACCGGCTGAAGCTGCGCAGCGCCTCGTACAACAACATCCAGGCGCTGGCCGTGCTGCTGCCGGGGCAGCTGGTCGCGGACATGGTGGCGATCCTGGGCTCGCTGTTCTTCGTCGTCGGCGACATCGACAAGTAA
- a CDS encoding arylamine N-acetyltransferase family protein: protein MISGIYTDYLRRIGITDPGSPSAEGLFALHRAHVERVPFENTDIQLGRPPGIDPELSVRRLAAGRGGYCFHLNGAFAALLEHLGYDVTRHVGGVCEDRDARDVSGDHLTLTVRVDGRAYFVDVGLGDGPHEPLPLLEGGYEQGFRYSLKPLGSTDGPDAGWTFHHEGAPFPVMNFRSAPAAMADFADEHARLSTAPDSPFQQSFVMLRRDTGGIHRLHGRVLVHTAPDGGRDKRVLASAEEFFATMATVFGRELDDLTPADRAALWTRVEKAHEAWLASRPA from the coding sequence ATGATCTCTGGGATATACACCGACTATCTGCGCCGCATCGGTATCACCGACCCCGGATCCCCCTCGGCCGAAGGGCTGTTCGCGCTCCATCGCGCCCATGTGGAGCGGGTCCCGTTCGAGAACACCGACATCCAGCTGGGCCGGCCGCCGGGCATCGACCCCGAGCTGTCCGTGCGCCGCCTCGCCGCCGGGCGCGGTGGCTACTGCTTCCACCTCAACGGCGCCTTCGCGGCGCTGCTGGAGCACCTCGGGTACGACGTGACGCGCCACGTCGGGGGCGTGTGCGAGGACCGGGACGCGCGGGACGTGAGCGGCGACCACCTCACCCTGACCGTACGGGTCGACGGGCGGGCCTACTTCGTCGACGTCGGCCTGGGCGACGGCCCGCACGAGCCGCTGCCCCTGCTGGAGGGCGGGTACGAACAGGGCTTCCGGTACAGCCTCAAGCCGCTGGGGAGCACGGACGGGCCCGACGCGGGCTGGACCTTCCACCACGAGGGCGCCCCCTTCCCGGTGATGAACTTCCGCTCGGCCCCCGCGGCCATGGCCGACTTCGCGGACGAGCACGCGCGGCTGTCGACCGCCCCGGACTCCCCCTTCCAGCAGTCGTTCGTGATGCTGCGGCGCGACACCGGGGGCATCCACCGGCTGCACGGCAGGGTGCTGGTCCACACCGCCCCGGACGGCGGCCGCGACAAGCGCGTACTGGCGTCGGCGGAGGAGTTCTTCGCGACCATGGCCACGGTCTTCGGGCGGGAGCTCGACGACCTGACGCCGGCCGACCGCGCGGCGCTGTGGACCCGGGTGGAGAAGGCGCACGAGGCGTGGCTGGCCTCCCGGCCGGCCTGA
- a CDS encoding imine reductase family protein, producing the protein MRRPTGRTRPPAGPGGGPPPGAGCGSAHERLAMCAASVEHVLYTAADSGVDTGILAAHAALYRRGVEAGFGADSSSRLIGILGGKSAA; encoded by the coding sequence ATCCGGAGGCCTACGGGGCGTACGAGGCCACCAGCCGGGCCAGGTGGCGGCCCGCCACCAGGAGCGGGGTGCGGCTCTGCCCACGAGCGCCTCGCGATGTGTGCTGCCAGTGTCGAGCACGTCCTGTACACCGCCGCCGACTCGGGTGTGGACACCGGCATCCTGGCCGCGCACGCCGCGCTCTACCGCCGCGGGGTCGAGGCGGGCTTCGGCGCCGACAGCAGCTCGCGCCTGATCGGGATCCTGGGCGGCAAGTCCGCCGCCTAG
- a CDS encoding ABC transporter substrate-binding protein, which produces MTKTTRVLGASLGALALTVSLAACGGDSLEKSKDGGSSAPAAEGKGSLVIGAAGFTESNVLAELYAQVLKDAGYSTSVKTVNNRELYEPALEKGEIDVVPEYAATLAEFLNAKVNGTKAPEEKPVASSDVAATVAGLEKLAAPLGLKALAAGGAVDQNAFAVTGEFARKNNLKTLSDLGKSGLKVKIAAGDECAVRPFCAPGLTATYGIQVSGIDPKGVGTPQAKQAVKDGVDQVVLTTTTDATLDSYGLVLLEDDKKLQNADNVLPVVNAKDAGGPDIAAALDKLTKLLTTADLVDLNRKVDAERAKPADVAKAYLESKGLLKK; this is translated from the coding sequence ATGACCAAGACCACGCGCGTCCTCGGCGCGTCGCTGGGCGCCCTCGCCCTGACGGTGTCGCTGGCCGCGTGCGGCGGCGACAGCCTGGAGAAGAGCAAGGACGGCGGGTCGTCCGCTCCGGCCGCGGAGGGCAAGGGCAGCCTGGTGATCGGCGCGGCCGGGTTCACCGAGTCCAACGTCCTGGCGGAGCTGTACGCGCAGGTCCTCAAGGACGCGGGGTACAGCACCTCGGTCAAGACGGTCAACAACCGCGAGCTGTACGAGCCTGCGCTGGAGAAGGGCGAGATCGACGTCGTCCCGGAGTACGCGGCCACGCTCGCGGAGTTCCTCAACGCCAAGGTGAACGGCACCAAGGCGCCGGAGGAGAAGCCGGTCGCGTCGAGCGACGTCGCGGCGACGGTGGCGGGCCTGGAGAAGCTCGCGGCCCCGCTCGGCCTGAAGGCGCTGGCCGCGGGCGGGGCGGTCGATCAGAACGCATTCGCGGTGACCGGGGAATTCGCCCGGAAGAACAACCTGAAGACGCTTTCCGATCTTGGGAAGTCCGGACTGAAGGTGAAGATCGCGGCGGGCGACGAATGCGCCGTCCGGCCGTTCTGCGCACCGGGGTTGACGGCAACATACGGAATTCAGGTTTCCGGTATTGACCCGAAGGGCGTCGGCACCCCGCAGGCCAAGCAGGCGGTCAAGGACGGCGTCGACCAGGTCGTGCTGACCACGACCACGGACGCCACGCTCGACAGCTACGGCCTGGTCCTGCTGGAGGACGACAAGAAGCTCCAGAACGCCGACAACGTACTGCCGGTGGTCAATGCCAAGGACGCGGGCGGCCCGGACATCGCGGCCGCGCTCGACAAGCTGACCAAGCTGCTCACGACGGCCGATCTGGTCGACCTGAACCGGAAGGTGGACGCGGAGCGCGCCAAGCCGGCGGACGTGGCGAAGGCGTACCTGGAGTCCAAGGGCCTTCTCAAGAAGTAG
- a CDS encoding ABC transporter permease, whose product MGVMGEAWDWLANGANWSGESGVWHRLGEHVYVSGIALAIACVIALPIGLFLGHLGKGGALAINLSNAGRAVPVFAVLALFMVSPLRNAGYLPTIIALVLFAVPPLLTNAYVGMREVDRSVVEAARGMGMSGGQLFLHVELPLARTLVMTGLRSGAVQVIATATIAAMVGQGGLGRIITAGFNTYNTPQVVAGALLVAALALLVEGLLVAADRLLPRTAAAR is encoded by the coding sequence GTGGGCGTGATGGGAGAGGCCTGGGACTGGCTGGCGAACGGAGCCAACTGGTCGGGGGAGAGCGGTGTCTGGCACCGGCTGGGCGAGCACGTCTACGTCAGCGGGATCGCGCTCGCGATCGCCTGCGTGATCGCGCTGCCGATCGGCCTGTTCCTCGGCCATCTCGGCAAGGGCGGCGCCCTCGCGATCAATCTCTCCAACGCCGGCCGGGCCGTTCCGGTCTTCGCGGTGCTGGCGCTGTTCATGGTCTCCCCGCTGCGCAACGCCGGCTATCTGCCGACCATCATCGCGCTCGTGCTGTTCGCCGTTCCGCCGCTGCTGACGAACGCGTACGTCGGCATGCGCGAGGTGGACCGCTCGGTGGTGGAGGCGGCCCGGGGCATGGGCATGTCCGGCGGCCAGCTCTTCCTGCACGTCGAACTCCCGCTCGCGCGGACCCTGGTGATGACGGGGCTGCGCTCGGGCGCCGTGCAGGTCATCGCCACGGCGACGATCGCCGCCATGGTCGGCCAGGGCGGCCTCGGCCGGATCATCACCGCCGGCTTCAACACGTACAACACCCCGCAGGTCGTCGCGGGCGCCCTGCTGGTGGCCGCGCTGGCGCTGCTGGTGGAGGGCCTGCTGGTGGCGGCGGACCGGCTGCTGCCGCGGACGGCGGCGGCCCGCTGA
- a CDS encoding ABC transporter permease, whose protein sequence is MAGQNCLVANDWICWDYVSSRSQELTDATLEHVWITGVSVLIGVAVSVPLALLARRGRGWAAPVLAFTTLLYTVPSLAMFSLLLPVFGLSAALVVTGLVLYSLTILVRNVLAGLEAVPDEVREAARGMGYGPGRLLWQVELPLALPALLAGVRIATVSTVALTTVGSIVGKGGLGNLIAPAVNTSFKAQVLTASVLCVLLALVADLLLLGLQRLLTPWTRAGARPAVPVKGA, encoded by the coding sequence GTGGCGGGGCAGAACTGCCTGGTGGCGAACGACTGGATCTGCTGGGACTACGTGTCCTCCCGCTCCCAGGAACTGACCGACGCCACCCTCGAACACGTCTGGATCACGGGCGTGTCGGTCCTGATCGGCGTGGCCGTGTCCGTGCCGCTCGCCCTGCTGGCCCGCCGCGGCCGCGGCTGGGCGGCGCCCGTGCTGGCCTTCACCACCCTGCTCTACACGGTCCCCTCGCTGGCCATGTTCTCCCTGCTGCTGCCGGTCTTCGGGCTCTCGGCGGCGCTGGTGGTGACCGGGCTGGTGCTGTATTCGCTGACCATCCTGGTCCGCAACGTGCTGGCCGGGCTGGAGGCCGTCCCCGACGAGGTACGGGAGGCCGCGCGCGGCATGGGGTACGGCCCGGGGCGGCTGCTGTGGCAGGTCGAACTGCCGCTGGCGCTGCCCGCACTGCTCGCCGGTGTGCGGATCGCCACCGTCTCGACGGTCGCGCTGACCACGGTCGGCTCCATCGTCGGCAAGGGCGGCCTCGGCAACCTCATCGCCCCGGCCGTGAACACCTCCTTCAAGGCCCAGGTGCTCACCGCCTCCGTGCTGTGCGTCCTGCTGGCGCTCGTGGCGGACCTGCTGCTGCTCGGTCTGCAGCGGCTGCTCACGCCGTGGACCCGGGCCGGCGCCCGCCCGGCGGTTCCCGTGAAGGGGGCCTGA
- a CDS encoding ABC transporter ATP-binding protein has translation MIRFEHVTKRYPDGTTAVEDLSFEVAEGELVTLVGPSGCGKTTTMKMVNRLIDPTSGRILLNGEDIATTDPVRLRRRIGYVIQQVGLFPHKTVLENTATVPQLLGTPKAEARARAAELLELVGLDPAVYGGRYPEQLSGGQRQRVGVARALAADPPVLLMDEPFGAVDPVVRERLQNEFLTLQKTVRKTILLVTHDLEEAIRLGDRIAVYGSGTIEQFDRPAAVLAAPATPYVASFVGADRGLKRLAVTTVGTADLAAAEGKAPQAAVELGATLREALAALLQEDSGRIGVTDPDSGALIGVLTPESVHRALRRAHLQEA, from the coding sequence GTGATCCGATTCGAGCATGTGACCAAGCGCTACCCCGACGGGACGACGGCCGTCGAGGACCTGTCCTTCGAGGTGGCGGAGGGCGAACTGGTCACGCTCGTGGGACCGTCCGGCTGCGGCAAGACGACCACGATGAAGATGGTCAACCGGCTGATCGACCCCACCTCCGGCCGGATCCTGCTGAACGGCGAGGACATCGCGACCACCGACCCGGTCCGGCTGCGCCGCCGGATCGGCTACGTCATCCAGCAGGTCGGGCTGTTCCCCCACAAGACCGTCCTGGAGAACACGGCGACCGTGCCGCAGCTGCTCGGCACCCCGAAGGCCGAGGCCCGCGCGCGGGCGGCCGAACTGCTCGAACTGGTGGGGCTGGATCCGGCCGTGTACGGGGGCCGGTACCCGGAGCAGCTCTCGGGCGGGCAGCGCCAGCGCGTCGGCGTGGCCCGCGCGCTCGCCGCCGATCCGCCGGTGCTGCTGATGGACGAGCCGTTCGGCGCGGTGGACCCGGTGGTGCGCGAGCGGCTGCAGAACGAGTTCCTCACGCTGCAGAAGACCGTGCGCAAGACGATCCTGCTGGTCACGCACGACCTGGAGGAGGCGATCCGGCTCGGCGACCGCATCGCCGTCTACGGGTCGGGCACCATCGAGCAGTTCGACCGCCCTGCGGCGGTGCTCGCGGCGCCGGCCACCCCGTACGTGGCCTCCTTCGTCGGCGCCGACCGCGGGCTCAAGCGGCTCGCGGTCACCACGGTCGGGACGGCCGACCTGGCGGCGGCGGAGGGCAAGGCCCCACAGGCGGCGGTGGAGCTGGGGGCGACGCTGCGCGAGGCGCTCGCCGCGCTGCTGCAGGAGGACTCGGGCCGGATCGGGGTCACGGATCCGGACTCCGGCGCGCTGATCGGCGTACTGACCCCCGAGAGCGTCCACCGGGCCCTGCGCCGGGCCCACTTGCAGGAGGCGTAG